The segment ACTAAATCCTCTTTCTGCTGTATCTAATTGATAAGAAGAGACTCCTAAATCCATTAAAATTCCATCTACTTTTTCTATATTTAAATCATCTAAAACACTATCTAAATTATAGAAATTATTATGTACATAGATTACATTATCGTAATTTTTTAATCTTTCTTTAGCTGCTTTTAGAGCATTTACATCTTGATCTATTCCTATTAATTTACCTTTTTTTGATAACTTTTTTAATATATGACTAGAATGTCCTGCTCCCCCTAATGTACAATCAACATATATCCCATCTTCTTTTATATTTAATGAGTCTATAGTTTCTTCTAATAATACTGATACGTGATTAAAATCCATCTTTTTCTCCTTTTCTCGACAATTATTCCATTATTTGATATTACCTTGTTAATACTAAACTATACTGAATATTATTTCAATTTTCTCAGTAAATTACGGTACTATCTTTTATATTCTATAGCTAATAACAAATTCCTTCAATAACTATATTTATTTTTTTATAATTTGTTAAAAATTTAAAGTATAACTTGATATTCTTACAATAAATATACCTTCCTTGAAATACAGATTAATCTAGAGTATAATTTATTAGGAAATTATTCAAAGTGAAAGGATGTACATAGATGAAATTAGGAATCGTAGGTTTACCAAACGTTGGAAAAAGCACTCTTTTCAACGCTATTACTAAGGCTGGTGCTGAATCTGCTAACTACCCATTCTGTACTATAGAACCAAATGTAGGAGTAGTAGCTGTTCCAGATAAAAGACTTGATGTTCTTGAAAAAATGTATGAAACAAAAAAGAAAATATATGCAACTGTAGAATTCTATGATATTGCAGGCCTTGTTAAAGGTGCTAGTAAAGGAGAAGGTCTTGGAAATAAATTCTTATCTCATATAAGAGAAGTTGAAGCAATAGTTCATGTTGTTAGATGTTTTCAAGACGATAACATAGTACACGTCGAAGGTTCAATTGATCCTATTCGTGACATTGAAACAATTAATCTTGAACTTATCTTAGCTGACCTTGAAGTTATAGAAAGAAGATATGAAAAGACAGTTAGATCAGCTCGTAGTGGAGTTAAAGAAGCTAAAGCTGAGCTTCCTGTACTAGAAAAAGTTAAAGCTCATCTTGAAGCTAACAAACCAGTTAGAAGTCTTGAACTTACAAAAGACGAACAAGAAATAGTTAAAGGCTTTTTCTTAATTACATCAAAACCTATATTATATGTATCAAATATATGTGAAGATGATCTTGTATCTGGAAATACTGAAAATGACTTTGTTAAAAAAGTTAAAGAGTATGCTAAAGAAGAAGATTCAGAAGTTATAACTGTATGTGCTAAAATCGAAGAAGAATTATCTACTCTTGAAGATGAAGAAAGAGATGAATTATTATCTGAATATGGACTTACAGAACCAGGACTTAACAGACTTATCCGTTCTAGTTATTCCCTTTTAGGTTTAATGAGTTTCTTAACAGCTGGTAAAATAGAAGTAAGGGCTTGGACTATTGTAAAAGGAACTAAGGCTCCACAAGCTGCTGGTAAAATTCATACAGATATAGAAAGAGGATTTATAAGAGCTGAAATTGTATCTTATGATGCTATTGTAGAATGCGGTTCTGAGGCTGCTGCTAAAGAAAAAGGATTATTCAGACTTGAAGGAAAAGACTATGTAATGCAAGATGGTGATATAGTTAACTTCAGATTTAACGTTTAAAATTTTTAAAATAGAAAATACCTCCAATATCTTGGGGGTATTTTCTATTTTTTGATGAATTTATGCTTTCCTATTGTATTTTCTCATTTCTCTTTTTACACTACTCATAACTTCATTATAATCTCCTATTAATATTTCTATAGCGTCCTTTATATTTTTCATAACATATATATGAAAATTTCCATTATCAATAGCTTTCTCTACCTCATTATTTAAAACTAAATTGTTCTTATTAGAAACTGGAATTAAAACTCCTTTATTTTTAATACTATCCATAGTTCCACAAACTTTATAGAATCCTTCTATTTTTTCGTTAACTCCACCAATAGGCTGAACTTCTCCAAATTGATTTAGTGATCCCGTAACTGCAATATTTTGTCTTATAGGCATATTACTAAGTGATGAAATCATACTAATAAATTCTGCAACTGATGCACTATCCCCATCAATTTTACTATATATTTGCTCAAAGCTTAAATGAAAATCTACTGGAATTTTTGCATATCTTCCTAGAATTGAACTTATACATCCTTTTAATATATTTACAGCTTTATTATGAATATTACCACTTAATTCACTTTGCTTTTCAACATCTATTATTTCTCCATCACCCTTATAACAAGAGCAAGTTATTCTTATAGGTTTACCTAAAGTAAAATATCCAAAATCAATTACGGAAAGCCCATTAATCTGTCCGACTTTTCTTCCAGTAACATCTAATAAGATTGTATTGTCCTTATAATATTCCATAACTTCTTCTTCAATAATATCTTCAGTATTAATACATTTTAAAATATCGTCAGCAATTATTTCATCTCTATCTTCTTTTTCAGCATTATTATTTGAAAGAACTAATATTTCACTTATATCTTCATTATTTACAAATAACTTATTTTTGTCCTCAGCCTTTCTAGAAGCAAATTTAGCAAGTTCTACTATAGCACTCTTATTAAGTGATCTTAATTTATTATTACTACAAACCTTATTCAAATCATGAATAAATGCTTCTTTTTCATCTGCTTTTGTTGAAATTATAGGATTGTGTTGCGCTTTTATTTTGAAAAGTTTACTAAAGTCTTTATCATAATTATATAATATATCGTAAGTTTCATAATCTCCTACTAAGATAACTTTAACATTGACTTTTATAGGTTTTGGATCTAATCCACTTATTGATATTAAATCTACATATCCTTTATTATAATTAAAATCTACTTCTCCACTCGAAATTACCTTTTTTAAATTATAGTATGCTGTTGGATTGGTTAATAGATTACTTGCCTTCATAATTATACAACCTTCATTTGCTCTTAGAAGCGAACCACCTTTTATAAAAGAAACATCTGTTACATAAGTTCCATTTTGATTTTTATAATCTATACTTCCAAGTAACTTTATTACATTAGGATCATCTTCATATATGACCTCTGGAATATCATTTGTAGTATTATCTACTATAATATTGACATCATATCTCATTATGATCTCTAATATCTTTTCCTCATCATCTTCATATATCATAGAATAATTTTCAATAGAATCCTTTTCGATTTCTTCACACATTTCATTTAGGAAATTAACAGCTTCTAAATCGTCTGAAAATTCATCCTTATATTTTTCTTTTATTCCATTTAGTTCATCTTTAAAATAATCAAGCATTATAATTTTTATTCGATCTATACCTTTGATCTCTACATCCTTTAGTTTATCTAAAATTTCTGTTGACTGTAACTTTAAGTCTGTTACTTTACTAAGTATATCTTTTTTATCATCATCATTAAGTTCT is part of the Clostridium botulinum genome and harbors:
- the ychF gene encoding redox-regulated ATPase YchF — translated: MKLGIVGLPNVGKSTLFNAITKAGAESANYPFCTIEPNVGVVAVPDKRLDVLEKMYETKKKIYATVEFYDIAGLVKGASKGEGLGNKFLSHIREVEAIVHVVRCFQDDNIVHVEGSIDPIRDIETINLELILADLEVIERRYEKTVRSARSGVKEAKAELPVLEKVKAHLEANKPVRSLELTKDEQEIVKGFFLITSKPILYVSNICEDDLVSGNTENDFVKKVKEYAKEEDSEVITVCAKIEEELSTLEDEERDELLSEYGLTEPGLNRLIRSSYSLLGLMSFLTAGKIEVRAWTIVKGTKAPQAAGKIHTDIERGFIRAEIVSYDAIVECGSEAAAKEKGLFRLEGKDYVMQDGDIVNFRFNV
- a CDS encoding AAA family ATPase encodes the protein MELSSHDVIYEFDFDDIQPKEEKFNIAEYKRDVYKKIKTALEIDKEGYNIFLIDDFSKMKLKNIKEYIKEIYKERNKPKDICYVIKEDAERPYPLYISGGKGYLLKETVRSLQKKYLNSIYNFYNGVAIKEKEEILDDIQGKRNKLVTELMDSAEEKGFKIKSNDNGFTFVPIKQDEIMTEVEYEELNDDDKKDILSKVTDLKLQSTEILDKLKDVEIKGIDRIKIIMLDYFKDELNGIKEKYKDEFSDDLEAVNFLNEMCEEIEKDSIENYSMIYEDDEEKILEIIMRYDVNIIVDNTTNDIPEVIYEDDPNVIKLLGSIDYKNQNGTYVTDVSFIKGGSLLRANEGCIIMKASNLLTNPTAYYNLKKVISSGEVDFNYNKGYVDLISISGLDPKPIKVNVKVILVGDYETYDILYNYDKDFSKLFKIKAQHNPIISTKADEKEAFIHDLNKVCSNNKLRSLNKSAIVELAKFASRKAEDKNKLFVNNEDISEILVLSNNNAEKEDRDEIIADDILKCINTEDIIEEEVMEYYKDNTILLDVTGRKVGQINGLSVIDFGYFTLGKPIRITCSCYKGDGEIIDVEKQSELSGNIHNKAVNILKGCISSILGRYAKIPVDFHLSFEQIYSKIDGDSASVAEFISMISSLSNMPIRQNIAVTGSLNQFGEVQPIGGVNEKIEGFYKVCGTMDSIKNKGVLIPVSNKNNLVLNNEVEKAIDNGNFHIYVMKNIKDAIEILIGDYNEVMSSVKREMRKYNRKA